In the genome of Patescibacteria group bacterium, one region contains:
- the rplI gene encoding 50S ribosomal protein L9, whose amino-acid sequence MKIILLHDVPKIGKKYDIKNVSDGHALNLLIPKGLAEIATPNAVKKIEKIKLEDKTHQKIQEDLLLLNLKSIEGTTLLIKEKANEKGNLFAGIHKEEIIKRLREEKNIDLLPDFIVLEKPIKEVGKHVVEIKVKDKTAKLRLEISGL is encoded by the coding sequence ATGAAAATAATTTTACTTCACGACGTACCAAAGATCGGTAAAAAATATGATATTAAGAATGTTTCAGATGGTCATGCGCTTAATCTTTTGATTCCTAAAGGGCTGGCGGAAATTGCTACTCCAAATGCGGTCAAAAAAATTGAGAAAATTAAACTGGAAGATAAAACTCATCAGAAAATTCAGGAAGATCTTTTGTTGCTAAACTTGAAATCTATTGAAGGTACCACACTGCTCATTAAGGAAAAAGCCAACGAAAAGGGCAATTTGTTTGCAGGAATTCATAAGGAGGAAATTATTAAACGCCTTCGGGAGGAAAAAAATATCGACTTACTACCGGACTTCATAGTGCTTGAGAAACCTATCAAGGAAGTGGGGAAGCACGTTGTGGAAATTAAGGTTAAGG